The Vitis vinifera cultivar Pinot Noir 40024 chromosome 1, ASM3070453v1 DNA segment GGCAATTGTAGAAGTTTGGAGCACCCTTAacaacttttatattttaatttgtcCCGAGCCTAGGGGAGTGGGAAAAACCTACCTTTAAGgcctttcaaattttaaatggaGTATGGGTGTAGGTCAAATGGCATCATGGGGAGATACTATCGGATATTTTCTTGAAAAACACACTTAATGTTTATTTAGTCACTTCCGATAGGAACAATGATgatgctttttattttcctaaggTAACTATTTAGTTCGGtatttgacctttttttttcacattttctatcTTTCCTACCAATTCTATTGCATCCACAATATTAATGAGTTCTTGCTTTCCATTAAAGACATAACCAAGACCCCTTTCTAGGAGTTCAACTCACTTTATTAAGGTCActacttcttttttatttttgtatgatctttctttctattttccctCTCTTTTTAAGGCTATTTCTCTTCTCCAAGTAATATCGATAGTGATGGTTGTCACATGGTCTTGTGGCATTGGTAGGTGCCCTAGTGGTAgtgactttatttatttattttttcgcTATTGATCATGAACTTTTATCTATCCTAGGGTTGGGGTTCCCTTTAGGCACTATAGGTGCTATCACTAAGTCCTTAGACTTATAACCTAGGGTAGTTTTTGACTTGGGGTCATTAATATACCTCAATGAACTTTTGGCCTCATAGTGTGTCTAACTTAAGCAAAAAGACCGATGTGACACAAGATGACCTACTCACAACCTTAAGCATAACGCTTGGCGGATTTGCCAACTTATTACCATTTGGGTAGGGACTCCAACTGTGATAGAGGTGATGAATCTGATAACTTGATTTGTAATATTCTAGAGTTTTGGGTTCTCAGGCTAAATGGAGAAGGGGAGCGGATCTTCCATGAGCAAGGGCATGTGTAATGACCTAAATGTTACTTAAAGTCTAATATTGGTTTTCTTAGTCTATTGATGAAGATTAATAACCTAATTAGTGAATTGATTAGTTACTAAATTAAGAAACATGATTAATTGGATAATTAACATACTAAACTAGTTGAAAAGTAGTTTAATGATGGTTAacaatagtggaattttttttgcAACACCAAGTTGGTAACTTAGTCGACTGCTTGTTGAATTTTGTGTTGTTGAAAATTCAGctaactttttctattttacGTAATTACAATAGAAGCCATTTGTTATCTCAATATTTATCTAAAAAGGAGTTAGAATGGGTGCTATAATCTTGTGATTAGTAGAACACTTAGAGTGGTTTAGAATTAGACATTTAGTAGTAGCTTAATAGAGTCAACCAACTACTAGTTTCAACTTATACTTTTAATATGTAAACTTAAATGTGTAAGAAAAAAGTAcaacaaaaaattttctttgaaaactaGAATCACAGATAAAGGGAAGTCAAGGGAAAATTTGGAAGTTAAAGATTAATAAGTTATTGAATAGGTAGAAAAGTacctattttttgaaaactttattttatgatgattctatgaattaaaactattaaataataatctTGAATTATATACGAATTGTAAAAACAGTTGATATGTTGAAATTACTTATTCATGAGAAAATTTTGATCTAATGTTATGATTGAATAAGATTGATATTATTGAATTGCTAGGAAGTGTTAGCTCATGgctgatattttctttttgttgcgATATACTCTATTTGTTGAGATTAACTAGAGTTTGCAGCATAAGCAACATGGAGTGTTGAAGTCACTAGAAACTCATATTTAAGGCACCATGAGGAGCAACCTCATAAGAAATCATAGTGGGAATGGTCCATAGGTGAGAGTTCTTAAAGGAAGAATGGTAAAGCACCCTAGGATGAAAGACTAAAAACATCCTCAAGAGATCTAAACATGTGTTCCTAAGTGAAAGTCTGTGAAATATAAGGTATTTACAGTTGTGGACAAAGGAATGCTAGTTAGAAAGGTATATGAAAGTCTCAAGGAAAATATATAGTAAGTTGAAAATGATTTGgaggaaatatatttatattttggtgAAAATTCACATCTTTGAATGAATTCTGATGTAGTGCTATTAAAGAGTATTgaatacatattttataaatattttaattataaataaactcTTATTCATTGAGCTATGACacactttattttaaaaaaaaattgattttcttgattAAGTTGGAGGTGTATAGGAAATGAAGAACACTTGAATAGTTATGCAAAACTTGAAGACTTTTGTTGGTTGTGTTAAGTGTGGTTTCTTTATGTATTTTAAGTGTCCTTTGGTATTAGGTTGTTGTAAATGAAAGGAATAAAGGGTTGTAATCATAACTTCATAAAAGTAATTACTCTTTATAGGAGCTAGGTGAAGGTTCATCATTTTGGagatatataaatttgattttgattatggAAATCTAGATCTTTAGTtgtaaataagtttttaaagtttaaaattattcaataaaagtttgaagttaattttttgaagttctaagtatagaaaaaaataaagaaattatgaaaaaatagggAAGTTTTAGGGTTTGGCAGAGGTATTGGGTGTATCAAGTTGAGTTGTGCTAGTAAAGGTATGCCATTCTTCCTAAGGAGCATAAGATTCTTTTAAGCATAATGTACACAACTTAAGTGGTATGCAACTTAGTGGCACACCTCTCAACTTGTATACCTATTAGCTTAGTTACTTAAGTTCAACCACTTTTACCCCAACACCTCAACACAGTTATACTCTCaacattatatttaattaaatgtcctcatttattattttatcatttatatcTCCATTTACTTTAAGtttataatgtaaataacatAATACCCTTagttaaattcaataaaattagttaaattcaataaaatacttAAGAAGCTAATTTTGAGTAaatcaaaatctgatttttcaatttcaattataaattgatagtttttaaagaattttctttgaaaaaagtTTGCTTAAGTAAAATTATCAAAGATAAAATACCAAAACATTATTTTCAATATCactaatgtgaaaaaaaaaaaaatccacaactttttattttaatttttttaaagtgacCTATTTTCCATACTTAGTGAAATTTCTGCACCGTTAAGATAACATACATGATAATACCTAAAAACTCTCCATCCATTGAACCAtgttatctatattttttaacaaaaagaaatcttaaattaaaataaagtttaatattatttttattaaaaaatgcaaTGGTAAATAactaagtttttgaaaaaaaaactttgttacTTGTATAATATAACTagaatttctaaattaaaaaaataaattattagcatattatattataaatattatatcattattcattaattcacatttttaattctaaaatcatgatttaactttttaatattataattcaaCCATACTTTTAGAATTTGGGGTGTGACAACATGACCTCTTGTGATAATGATTCTTGGTTAGGCAAGAGTTATGCTGCTTGTTCGACAAACAATCTCTCTTTAGATGACTTTGATATCAAATTTGCGATATGAAACACAGTGGGTGTTTGCTTCCCATAGGACCCTTTTGAAGCTCTATCCATAGCTGGCTCTCTAGTTAAAACCATGTACTTCGTCAAAGAGCAATTTAATGTTGATTTTAGATTTTCTCTTCCTTCACTGGTGAGACGATTCCTCCATTACTCTAAAATGTTTATAGTGCACGCTCATCTTTActagattcaaaatttttaataggGTATAGTGTTATAAACTAGCTATATAAACTAGATCTTACCTTATTAGGGATTTTGTTCATCTATATGATAAAGTTGAATTGATGGGATAAGTTCTTGTTATTAGCTCACAACCACTAACTCTAATTTGTCATCAACCTCTTAAATTGTTGCAAGAGTTAGGCGAAAGACAATTTTATCTTGATCATTTTATGGGAGTAGTCAGATGGAGAGCTCTAGGATGAATTCTTTCTAAACTACACAATGTTTTGAGTGCCCACGCTTGATCacttttttattacttttgacTATCTCTACAAAATACTAACCGAGTGTTCCCTAGGCAAGAAAAGACGAAGGAAGCTAGTCAAGTGAGTCAATAAGGGTGCATTCAACAAAGTTAGCTGACCATACACTTTTGATTTCGACTAGAAGCGACATACCCTTTTATTGATGAAATGCAACTTAGGTTAGGTTCTTGCTAATCCAACCCTTTTCGTCTCCTAAAACCTACCTAAGGTTTCTATCACATAGATGTTTGACGAGTCTCATCTCATAGTCAACtagtaataaaaattaaataaaattaattttaaaatggttaactttaatataaaaaaatcaatgtctAAGGAAGTTGTTTGTTGAAGTAacattgttaataaaaattaagtattcataaaaaattggtATGATAAAGTTGAATTGACCGACTTTTTGTAGTTTATATCTCTAGGTATGCAAATTTTTTAATTGCCTCCACATTAGACACGAGGAATCTCGTGTAAATACCATAGAATAAGGTTTGATCATATTCATAACGATTCTGTAAATATTccatcctatatatatatatacacacacacacgaATGTGTCCAAATGAATTTGTAATTTCAATGCTCGTTGGATTGGATTTGAACCATTCATCATATTTCTAGATAAGTTTGGtcatttgtttaatattttatctctCAAACCAGTAATGCTCGATCAAATTAACAATCATAGCATTACAAtctagaaattattttcaatcaataAACACAACTTTGGTAAGGACAAGGTGACTTTTTCATCAAGGCAAGAGTGCCCCATTAATTAAAACCTTTTGAGGTAAAGCTATATATTTTGtaggtttttgttttgttttgttttacttatttatttatttttgaaaaggaTCAAACTAAGAGAGAGCATTAGGCAATCAGCATCCCATGACTTTGTCGGGATATAGCAGAGGTTTTTTGGGCACGGTCCCATCATTTCCAGCGAGTGCTCGGTACTTATCTTTCCTGGTAAAGCTAGTGCATTCATAGGAAAGAGTGGCAGCAATCACCCTCTGCATGTAGTTGGCCACCTCATGGCTAGATTTCCCCGAACTGCAAGTAAGTTCCAGGGGCAGCTTGTTCAAGAACGTTACCTCATACGCTGGGCTTGGattcatgaagaagaaaaatgggtCCATCCCTTTCCACCCTCTTGCTGTTGTTCCATGGAACATGCTCATGCGGTTCATCATAGCCACTGGAACAAGCTGGTCAGTCAGTTCAGCAAACAATGCTGAGAACCTGAGAAGGAAAGGCTCACGGCAAGTGGTTCCTTCGGGGCAAATAGCTAGGTCACCTTCTTCAAGCAGTTTCTTTATCATGGCTGCGTCTTTGACTCGATCTCGGCTTAGGCGAATGGTTTTGATAGGGGAGATGAACTCGGAGAGGCGGGAGACGGAGTACGTGACTGCAGGAATGGGACGGCCGAGCGCTGCGGAGAGGAATATTGGGTCAAGGAGGGTTCGGTGGGAGCAGATGAATAGCACGCCTGACTGGCCTATTGACTTTTTGGCAACAGGAGGTGGGGAACCCTTGACGGAGACTCGGACACCCAGTGCCCAGAAAGCGTGGTAGACAATGCGCATGGGGAGGAGTGAGCCAGCGGCGATTCGCAAGCATGCGAGTGCGAAGCCTATGGGGATCCAGAGAAGGGTGAGGAGTGCCGTGAGAGGAGTTGGCTTTTGGACGAGGCGGCTGTCGTGGAAGATGATGGGCTTGGGAAGCTTGTCACTTGTTACCGCCTTAACCTCTGGTTTGGCTGCCACAATATAGCCCTCCTGCGTTTTCAATGTTGTTTGTTAGCAAGTCACAAAATTTTTGTCCCGCTAACTGTATTTTCAATGTATAGTTCATTTCAACAAAGCCTTCTTTCTAATAATTTGGAGCTCCTCGTAGTGATCTTACAGTTTGTCATATATGATCGATGTAAATTAAAACTTTGAATTCGTATCAAGTACAACTATAGTCATGTCAAAACTTGTAGCGCAAACTTAGAGCATGCAAGTGCAGTCCATGATCATGAATCTTGAGAAGATATAGTGAGTTGCAGTTTTAGGTCTTATTGAACTTTATTTACGTACTAGGAGGTTAGGTTTAATATGATAAATGACTATAAATTCGATAGTAACTTAATATAGTAGAATTTGACATTATATGGTATGTAACCGTACTATTTTGTTGCCAGTGGAAATAGGAATTATTAATGTTGCAAACCTTGCATGAAGCCATGAAGGGAAAATCAGTGTGACGATCACCCAGCCCAATCTCAGGCTGGGTCTCTCCAAAAGTCTTGTTGAGAGCATATGCCTTGTTCTTGCCCACAAGTACACCTGGATCACAAACAAACCCAGTTGCCCTACCCTTATAAGTGGCTATCTCAGTCCCCAAAACTAAATCAGCTCCCAAAAAATCTTTCAGAAATGCCTCAACCATTATCCTGGGGTTTGCGGTAAGAACACAACGCTTTCCACATGATGAGAACACCCGCCATGACTCGGGATGGAGATCGCTCAAATAAAATTTGGGCAGCACAGCACGTGCAACTGACTCAATGTCTGACACCTTCATCCCAGCGAaggttacaaagatgagaatcTGGATTCCTGCAGACTCCGACACAAAATAGTAAAGAAGTCCAGCGAGTGGTGAAGCCAAGAGCAGGAAGAGCAGCCTTAGAACACCTCCCCCCTCAAAAGCCACCAAAGCAAAGTAAGGAAAGGAGCTCCTGCCAATAAGCAAGGTTCCATCCATGTCCGCAACCACAGTGTGCTTTTCTCGGCCAATGGATTGACACTGGTCCACAGTTGGAAAGGTAGTTACAGCCATGGGGAATCAGATTAAACCCAACCAAGTGGCTCAATCTTTTGAGGGAGAGGAAGACCTCAAGTGGGAGAGAAGCTATTGTGATTTGGTGCCTTCCTGTTGGACTATATATAGGGAGATAATAACAGAAAGACAAAAAATGGAAGCGCAAAAAGGTGAGGGTGTCAAGGGACATAAGTATAGGAAGTAAAGACTTCCAAAAGAGCATCGAAAGCCAGATAAAACCGAGGCCCTGGTGATTCTTGTTTCTGAAGGAACAGAATattacaattaaattaatagGGGTATGCTATATTTATTGTCTTAGTTATATCCGCTCTTTTCTTGTTATGTAATTGCATGCCATTTTTTTGAAGCCTGTAGTAATGAGACATGGAATATCGGACGTTGTTTTCTATTATCCCCCGACTTCAACTTTATATGTCTTAATTTAAGTCCTACAATAATAAGTCTATCACTTTATGGCAATTGAAAGTTGTTTTCTATCCCTCCACCGGCTTCAGCTGCATGCCCGGTACACTCGTACTAACCTTTTgtcttttcaaattcaaatctaCCTTCAAACGTCAAAGAAATTAATATGGCCTTGCCCCGTACACTCGTATTACTACCCTTTTgtcttttcaaatttaaatctaCCTTCAAACGTCAAAGAAATTAGTATGGCCTTTTTTCATTCAACTGCTTCAGCTGATCGGTGCTGGAAAATTTGTTGCTCATTAATGCATATTTCTTTCCGGAGTAAATGCACCCAAACCTATATAGAGTTTTACATATTAcccttttaagtttaaaatcgAAGAAATTGCCCTCTAAACTTTTCAAAGACCAGCACATGCATTTTTTGTTGGATGTTGCTAGTTTAATTGGATGGAAATGTCATGTGCACTTAATGAGCAAGGGTAAgaatatcatttaaaatatcCAAAGCCTTAAAACCTCTCATCTTCGTTCTTCTTCCTTCCCCCAACCCAAAAATCCAATTATTGCAAAATCTTCGTAGTTTCAATTTTCTATTATCACATCATCCGATTTTCCTCTGTTGCATTCTCTCTTTCATTAATGATAGTTGCAATTCTCAGTCCTCAAAATTCTATCAAAGATCATCACCCTCTTGGAAACCTAATTTTTTCCCTCTATGGAATGCCACCAagaccctaaccctaacctcGATCGCTCTCCTCACAAAAAATGAAGCACTAGAAGGAAGGTTTCTGATTGAAGTTTTGATTTGGAGATGGATTGCGAAAATGAAAAAGCGTAGTTTTGATTTGAATTGAAGTTTTGTTActttgatttatatatatatatatatattatgggGGAAGATGAATTTTGATGTGTAGGTTAGACTTTAGTTTACAAATAATCGTAGATGTGCTTCCTATGTAGGAAGTTTTcccctatgtttggttctcgagaaTGTAggagagattaaaaaaaaaaaatgtcttggaaagaagcattttttttcctaaattgagtgtttttttaattccatcTAGTGCtgggaaagaaatgaaaaagagagaaaaaaaaatattatgagcACTGTCACTCTGCTATTTTTTCTATGCAACCAAAGCTCATTttgtgtatttattttttatttgtagttGTTGAGCACATATTCAGGATTGgcaattaacaaaattaaagagAGAATCCAATTGAGAAAATCTAGATGATATGATGTGTAGAAAACTAAAATCGAATTTTCAGGCTTGGGGATTTAGGGCTATTTGagcaagaaaaacaaagatgaagaaaGAAATGTTTTAGGACTTTGGATATTTCAAATCACAATTTTATTGTCGTTTATTAAGTCATATGCACAATACATAACATTTTTGTCTAATCAAACTAACATCGTCCAATAAAAAAGGCCTAGTGTTGGCTTTTAAGAAGCTTAAAAGGCAATTTGTTCAATTTTAAACCTAAGAGAGCAATGTGCAAAACACACGATAAGTTGAAGGGGTAAAGTGTATTAAACAattctttcaatattttcacaATTAGCTCGAAAATCAGAAAAGTTAGTTCACGATTGAC contains these protein-coding regions:
- the LOC100243321 gene encoding glycerol-3-phosphate acyltransferase RAM2 gives rise to the protein MAVTTFPTVDQCQSIGREKHTVVADMDGTLLIGRSSFPYFALVAFEGGGVLRLLFLLLASPLAGLLYYFVSESAGIQILIFVTFAGMKVSDIESVARAVLPKFYLSDLHPESWRVFSSCGKRCVLTANPRIMVEAFLKDFLGADLVLGTEIATYKGRATGFVCDPGVLVGKNKAYALNKTFGETQPEIGLGDRHTDFPFMASCKEGYIVAAKPEVKAVTSDKLPKPIIFHDSRLVQKPTPLTALLTLLWIPIGFALACLRIAAGSLLPMRIVYHAFWALGVRVSVKGSPPPVAKKSIGQSGVLFICSHRTLLDPIFLSAALGRPIPAVTYSVSRLSEFISPIKTIRLSRDRVKDAAMIKKLLEEGDLAICPEGTTCREPFLLRFSALFAELTDQLVPVAMMNRMSMFHGTTARGWKGMDPFFFFMNPSPAYEVTFLNKLPLELTCSSGKSSHEVANYMQRVIAATLSYECTSFTRKDKYRALAGNDGTVPKKPLLYPDKVMGC